The DNA region ctgcagccgcagccgcagcctccAGCATTCGGTCAATGTCGGCATCAGCCAAAACGGGCCGTGTCGGTTTGGATGACAACGTGAGACCTGCAGAGACAGGTAGGTGCTTCAGCCGAGAAGGCGCGCCGTCACCGGGTCCTCCGTTGATTCGCCTTCTGGCATTCCCCCTGGGCGTCCCTTGTGACTCGTCAACTTCCGTCTCGGTGATGGGCTTCTCGAATTCTACACGTTTCTGGACCTGGGATTGCGACCGagcgtgatggtggtgcatcggccttgagcttggtaATGTTCTCCTGCCCGAAGGCAGTGCTGTGCGTGATGGTCCCGAGTGACTAATTGGGAGCGGTTGCGATGATGAGGGGAACGCATGTTTGAGATTGGCCGAGTTTCCAGGACTGCTCATGAACAGCAGGGATTCTATGGCATCCTTTTCAGCGTTATTCTGGTGCGGCGAGAACCCCATGGCATCGACTAGCGATGGTCGATGCTGTGCGGCGTTGGCGTATCCCGGTAACTGGCCGGGGCTCAGAAGATCCGGATATGATGAGCCGTGGTATGAGACTGAGAGGAGGGATGGTGTAAGTCTTGGGTTGGAGTGTCTCCGCGGGTGGACGGAATGCAGGGATGGTTGGATGGACACGGGAGGGGCCAGACCTGGGGCAGTATTTTTGACGGGGGATGTCGAGCTTCCACGAGAAGGCATCAATGGGGGCTCTCGCCCGTAGGGATCTCCATGTCGTCCTGGTAGTTGCTGTGCAAAGGCCGTGGCAGGGGTTGTGTTGCTGCTAGCACGCTGTGACCCACCAGACAGTTGTGGGCTTGCTGACGACCCGTTTCTGAGGTGTATTGTCGAGTTACTTGAGGTGGGGGACGCAGCCTTGGAGGCAAGATCTTCAACCTCGTCGATGGAGTGTGTTTGCCAGCCACGGTTCACCTTAACCATGGCATAGGACAAGCGCGCCTTGAGTTCGGCGGATACCTGTATGGCGGGTTAGCATGCCTGTTGAGATAGGGGAGACTTGTGCCGGATTCAATGCACCTCTCCAACACGGCTTCCCGTCGTGGAAGCGATACTGACGGCACTGGGGTTTCGAGAGTGGCCACCCATATGTGTCTGGCCTGGTGACATGAGGACCTGACCGTCGCGTAATGCCTCCTTGACGGCACCATCGGCCATCCTCTTCCGCGACGAGGCACCGTCGACGTATGGGTCCATCGCGGTCTCGGGTATTCTCTcttgggcggcggcgatCTGAGACAATTGGAGGAGTTGTGACGATCCTTGACTTGACTGGTGGGCGCTGGCGGTGCCAGGGCTCGCTCCCCTGCCGTTCACAGGTGGGGTAAAGACGCGGTCGGTGATGTTTGTGGAACTGCTCTCTTGCGAGTCGCTGCGCTGGAGGGTAGGCTGGCGATAGTCGTCGACGGTGAGCGGGTGTGTCGGGGAGGTTGAGCGAGGGTAAAATGGTGCTgcctggtgctgctgctgggacgTGTGGGCAGCAGGGCCGACGGCTATGGTTGCTGGTCGGTCGCGTGCGATTGGGGTCTGGTTCGGTGTCGCGTCTGGGGCGTCTTGCGGGTGGCCTGCAGCGGTCGGTGGTATTagggggagggtgtcatGGTGAGGCTGCATTTTgcggttgaggttgtcgacaCCTCGGTTGGGTGCCGAAAGCGGGAATGTCTTGGAATCTTTGTCTCCGACACGTCCTCCGTCGACCCGAGGCGGATTCGACGCCGAGTCCTCTTCCATGTCGCAAAGAGTTCTGGCggtttggcggcggcggcagtaGGGTCCCAGCAGGAAGAAACAAATTCACACAGGCTGGGCAACGGCGGAGAGGGCAGGGAACGGCAGTGGACAGCCAGTGaggtgaggggaggggggtgtgggtggACAGAAGGATAGGTTGGATTGCGAGATTTGTCCCAGTGGTTTAGTGGTTACGCGGTTCGCGCGACGCCCACCGCGGCCCAGAGTTCGTTAGCGGGAGGGCCCGCGCACAGACTCACATGGCATTggaccacccacccacctcaagCTCCACAGAGAGCGAGCCCTCCACTTTATGCTGTTTCCCCACAGAAGCAAGTCACTAAAAATGAGGTTGCCCTCGACCATTcgagatgatgttgaaggatATGAAATACAGTTAGGGGTGGTCTGTCAGTTTCATTCAAATTCAGTTCGTCTACGGAGTACTCTTCTGCTCACGCTGCAGTCATTGCCCTGTCAGGGCAGTGGCAGCTCCAGTGACATGAAATGTGGGGCTAGTTTGTGCGGTGCAAAACGTCAAAAATGGCGCGGGCCCAAGGAAAAAACACTGACCAACCGCTTGAGCCAGAAAAAAAGCGAGCGTGGACGCGAAGTCACGTGGTCAGGGAATTGGTTGGCAGCCCACGACTGTTCGATTATTATCCAAGGTAATCAAGACTTGTCCAGACCTCGCGCCTCCCACGAATCGATCCCCAGCTCCTTGTCCAGTTTTCCCAGCCATTCCGACGCTGACTCTGTCACCACACAGGCCCGCTCAAAGTTGGCCCTCTCCTTATCGAAAGGCCCGGCTATCTTGTACTCTGGAATCCGGACATTGTTCTTGACCCATTCAtagccaacaacctcctttATGCTGCCATCTGCTTGCGTCTGCGACACAACAGTCTTTTGGCGCGTAAAGTCCTTGAGCGGTACTGGGTCATAACCCACACCTTCGGCGCTGAGCCGGTCCATCCTGTACCTTACTGTTGGGTGAATCTCTTCATTGGTCCTCCCTTTCTGACTTTCTTTATATTCGCCTGGAGTACGGTACTTGGAACCCGTCGCCTTCTTGATCCAGCCACCCTCGAACGTGTCGACGATTGGGCCGGTCGCCCACCCCATGAGCGCCTCAGCTGCAAGATTTCGAGCCCAGGTCAAGCCGCTGTCAATGCCATTCTTGGCATTATCTCTCGCCTTGAGAGCATTGATCTTCTTTATCAGCCAGTGGTCCTGCTTCTTGCTCGTGATGAGGTCGTCGATAATTGGCTGTATGACCATGAATCGGTCTGTCAACATTTCAAAGGCGTTGTTGTCAAAATGGAGGTGTGGCGTTAGCTGCTCAACCATCCACATCAACGTAATCATGGCAATCTCTGGAAGCCGGTCAGCATCGTTCCCAATGGTTGCGTGCGGGAAGTGACAAGCCTACGCTCAAAGTCTCCCCTTCTCTGTTCCAGCGCCTCCTTGCTCCCACCTCCCATGTTCACATGAACACCGGGGAACCAAACTTGCAAAAGCTTTGGCTCGGCGTCCCGCTTGCCCAACTCCTCAAACATTTCAGCAGCGACAAGGTTCTCCCAAGCTTCGGTCAGCTGGTCCTCGGTTGCCCCGTCTGTGTCACGGAGCTCTTCCCATGCCTGTCTCAGATCCGCCACGTTGCTTCCCGCAGCAGGGCGAACAGGAGGGGCTGGAAGATGCCAAACAGCAGCGTCGAATGGCTTTCTGTGCTCGTCCAGCGCAAGAGCCTGATAGGCGTGCTTGATGTAGGGGCTCAGCGTCACGTTATGGAAGCCAAACTTCTCTACCGTAACTGCCCAGCTCAACAGCCACGCGAGGCCACCCATGATGTAACCTTCAAATTCAGGGATGCCGAGACAACCCACCGTGTCGAAAACAGCGACAGCTTCGACCCATCTCGTCGCCTCCGGAGGAGCTCCATGCGGTTTCTTCTCCCAGGCTGAAGGTGCCTGCTTCCACCCCTTGGGGCTTCCCTTCTGGTTCGCGTCAAACAGCCGCTTTCCCTCCACCCATTCACGCCAGGCCTTGCTCTGACGAAAGAGAACGTTGTCGCTGTGGGCCTGGTAGACATTGTACAGCTCGGCAAAGTCTTGCATATCTCTAGGCTGGATCACGCCAATATCAGTGACCAGTCCAGCAACGGCCCGAGCCGTGTAAGCACCGCGCGAGAATCCCAGACAAAAGATTTGGTCGCCCAGAGTGTAGTTGTTGACGATGAAGTTGTACGCTTCGATGACGTTGCCGACAAAGCCTGAACCCGTGTTGCCCTGTCGAGCAGACTCCAGAACACCTACGGCAGTTCCGATGCCGGCGTCGTAGTAGACAACCTGCTGCCACTCCTTTGCTGGGTCGTCCCCATCTCTGCCTACCTTGCTCAGATACCGCGCGATTCGTGTGATGTTGGAAGGAATGTTGACTGTGTTGGTGACTGATGACTGCCAGGTGCCATCGCAGCAAATGATGATTCTCTTGGCGGCAGGCTTGAGGGTGGCATCTTTAAACCCGCTCTGCCGGAAGTCACTGCcagaggggaagaagggcatAAAACCACCCATTGTGGCAGTTTCGCGAGCGCTGATAGTGAAGCACTGGATAGGTAAAGAAGATGATAGGCAAACTGGAAGCCAGCTAATCCATGCACAACAACTCTCCAAGGGGCTCCAACTATTTATCTCTTACGATATTGCACAAGAATTCTGTCAGCTTGCCTCCACAAGCGCTGGATTTCCAGATAGGGATGGGCGCATGGTTCTATCTAGAAGCTAGCCTTCTTGATGCAGTGTTTTGTGGCAACGCACCAATGCCAGAGCGAGGTGAGGCCGGCTTAGTGGGTCGATATTACTTTCAGCTCCAGCTCAGCACCTGTCTTATCGATCTAGATCATTATGGCCCCAGCTGAATGCAAACCCGGGTGGCACAAATTGCAGTACTCCGGGTGTTTTGGTccggaagaaaaagaacatAGGTATTTTCCATTGCTTTTTGTTCCGACACCAGAGGCAATGCCATTGAGGCCCCCGTTGGGTGCTACGGCCTGGAAGATGATCAAAGCCAAGCATGTGAAGGCATTGGACGAATTGGAAAGAGTTAATGTGGTGAGTggaatgggaagggagaTCCCTTGACATTGTACCTGGGTAAGTATATGATGTTTTTCTCTCTCAGTCACTGTCTCCGATCAAGTCAATCACCTCCACGattcttctcttctcgccCGCCACAGACACAGCAACCCGACGTACGTTCAGTGGCCTGGAAGCGGTTGCTGGAGGGGGCACTTCTACGACATCGCTGTCCTCAGACTCATCGCTCTTCTCTTGTGTCTCGCtgacttcttcttcagtgtcctcatcctcctgccAGTCCGGCAAGAGCTCATTTACGCAGCCCCGCTGGCAAATCACAAGAGCCTATCATTGAGCAACAGTGAGTGTTCACCCAGGTAGATATAGTAAAGAAGGCGACAGAGCGAAAGGCACGGTAAACCTGTACCAATGCGTCACTTCGAGTCCATCATTGCCCATGTAGCCAGTGTAATCCGTTTCCTCCCGCGTGGCCTTGGAAAAGGGTTTCTGTAGAGCCTTATCTGGATCAAAAGGCAGATCCTCGCCCCACACCTCACCGTCGAGATCCAAAACTGACAATACTCTACGTTCTGACTGTTCAATATCCCTGAACTCGTGCCACTCCGGGGGTGACCGTGGTGCACGGTAACCGTACCGACTTTTGGAGCCCACCTCGGCATCGTAGACAAAACTGCAGTCTCCATGCTCTTCCTTCTTTAGTAGAGCGAAAAAGAGAAGATATCAGCTTTTCAGTGTTTGGAGCTGAACAGAGGCTACCGTATAGTCGTGGTCCAGCTCGTAGAGCAGATAAGACCAGCAGGGGGCAGACTTGGGCCAAACTTCAAAGGCCTGATGAAGGGCCACCTCGTGGCGCTCCAAATTGGGTGCAGAGGGTAGAGAAAGAACACCTATTGGTGATAGGCTGGGTGCAGAGATTGAACGTGAGGACCCAGCGCGTACCCTTCTCAACGGGCCTGATCTCGTGTCTCATATCGGAGTACCACGTGGCCCACGAAACGGAATCCGTTGAAGAGGCGTAGACCATTTTACGCCCTTCATGTCGTAGAATCACATCTCCACCTTGATGGTAAGAAGGAAGGGACAGGACCAATGTTCCAAACATGCCACGTTCCTTCTCCGAGCTCGAATTGTTCTGCGTCCAGTTGGATGGTGTGGCGGACATCTTTGTCGACAAGGGCGGTGCTCCCCTTCCCTTAGAGGGCGGCTCGACCGCAGGATAAAAGCTTCTTGAAGTCTTCCCTCTTGAGCGGTTGCTGGATAACGCCCTCGATTTTTGGCTTTGTTGAGTGCCTTTAGATCGGGCTTGTATGGTGTGCATCTTGATGCCATGACCAAAGGGAAACAGAGCCGAGGGATAGCGAGAGATGTTGTCGGAGAGAAAGTGAGACGCGTtgaaaaaaacaagagaaaaaggaaagacaaaagaaagaaaaaagaaggaaaaaaggagAACCTGGACGCGCCCAATCCCGACGTTTTAGCCGGGAACTTCACAGTGCAAACGGATTCACGGATTTCTATATCGGAAAGCTCTGAAGTTGTATGGGAGTTGGGGGTCCATGGAAAAGCCAGGCGATTGGAGGAACAACCGCCTACCTAGGGAGTGCCTCACAAAGCATCTGTTAagtttttattttatttttatttttaacTTTTGGCAGTGTTTGGCAAGACACGTCCTCGGTGATATTGCTTCGAAGTTCAAAGGTTTCAAAAAATCACAGGGTCTGTTTGGTTCCACAACGTAGAAATCAAGGTGGATCATGGCAGAATGCGttttcaacaccaccttggCATTCAGGGGCACCCACCTCAGTCTAGAACCTCGACCAAAAGTACAAACCTGTTGTTACGCAAGTTTGATCTTCAGCAGGCTTCCCAGTTGCAAGAGATGCATAGCTTGGCATAGCAGACTTTGATTTGCCGTTGTGGTTGCCTGCAGTGGATATTTGTTCAAGTGCTTATGTTGTGGAGAAAGAATGTTTAACTTGTCAGCTTACTCTGGGATCTGACTCGGCTCCAGATCTCTGCATGTCGCTCGTGAGTCGTGGCAAATACTCTAGAAGTATAAGCTCTTTAGGTACATTTATCCCCACCATATGCACCACTCGGCTAGGCTTCTCTGCAGCGGCATTGTGAGCGACATGCTTGTAATTTAGAATTCCTTGCCGGCTCCCGATAAACAGGTGCAAATACATGGTTAGGTGAGGCAGAATGGCGGGGATTGGTGTTGTGACACCGCCCAATTCAATCTAAAGTCCCGTAGACTCAAGGCAAATGGTAAGGTAAGACAACCCAGATTCTCCACAGAGGGCCTCACTTCGTCTGAGaccttgatgatgatgacaataGCACTACTGTCTTGACGAGTACCTAGCATATCCACCTTTGGCTCTTGTACAATTTTGACCGAGGCCGAATCAAGACTGCAAGAAGATGAGGTCAATGCCGATGAAAGCATATAAGGGCAATCCTGTCCTCCTCAACTAGAGTttccttcatcaccatcagtctcatcatccatcgcccaccaccttcatcttgcccctcaacttcttctGCAAGCTCACCTACCGACTTTCTCACCACAAtccattcccaccaccaccaaaatgtCCAAAGTTATTGGCGTCATCTCCGGCCTGCTCGGCATTCTCCAATTTTCCATGGATAACTTCCCCAAAAAGCAGTCCAACTCGTGCGTCGTGCGTGTCTCGACCGGTCTCGCATCCTCAGGTGGTCTTGAAAACCCCGAGGGTGGTGTGTACAAGGTTCACGTCTTCAACCAGAACCAGGAGCGCATTGGGTGGAGCAACGGAAAGTTCATCTCCAACGGTGGCTTTGTCGACATCAAGGTCGACCAGGGCTCAAACCGCCAGCAAGCTGCCTTTGCCACCATTGAGGCCACGGCCGATGGTATCTGCATCCCTTATATGTCTGCCACCTGGGTTGACGAGCAAAAGTATGGCTGGGTGGGCGACATCGGTTCGTACTGCGGGCAAAAGTGGTATTACAGCAACTACTGGGTACGTCCTCCTGTCTTTCTCCATCTCTCAGCGACTAATTATTTCCTGATAATGCTTTCGACTGAACAGGTTGCTAATACCCAACCTCGCTGCACTTGGGTTGACCGGGACCACTCTCATGGCGTCAAAGCCGGCATGATCATGGTCCACTGGCCCAGCTTCCACACCAACGATAACTGGGTATCGGgcgaccccaacccccgctcCAAGTGCGGCTACCCCGGTTTCCGTGCCTACAAGAACTGGGGCGATGCTGAGGTCACCGAGTGGTGGAAGCGTGACGACACCAACGCCACCCACCCCGCTGAGATTACCAATGACGATGGAGTCTTCGACCCTAACAACTTCGACGGCAGCAAGTGGGTTGAGACCGACTACACCTCGGGCGACTCCAGCTCCGTTGTCATTGCCGGTCGCCAGATCATCAAGAAGCGCACCGTCCGCAAGCTCGACCCTCGTCTCGTCATCTCCAACTCGCCCTTCCACAAGGCCTCGGAGCTTTGCGAGAGTGAGACGTCTTTCGGCCCCGACTTTGTGTCTCTTGTTGAGGGCATGTACTGCAACATGGAGACTTCTGAGCTGCTGCCTCTTTGCACCGAGGGGCTTCAGAGGGGATGCTTCCATCTCGAGCAGAAGACCCATGTCAAGcgggatggtgttgtcagCGAGGGACAGAAGGAATATGAGCACATCCTTGACTGGACGACTTCCAACTGAGAGAATTGTGAAGGCAAGGTATTTTGGTGGTCGTTATTGGGGTGACAAGAATCGATTcggaagggggaggaagtcGTGCAATGCAGTGTTTTGTTTGATGAGTTGAAAATATAGCTGCGGACTTTAAGAATGCAAATAGAAGAGTTTGAGTTGTAAGGGATGGTTCATTTTATTTCTGATGGTTCGTGCGCACTGTCCCTTGTTGATCTTGCTGTTGTGAGCTTTCCAATCCCTGCTGCGACCAGACCTCGAGCGAACTGGGCTTCCATCTTTCAAAAACAACACACTCGCAACCATGTCTGgaccagaaagaaaaacaccGTTCGTGAGGGGGGATACAACCGTCATCGCCCCATAAACCTGCCCCTCGTCCAGGTTTTACTTACGGCGCCGAGTACATAACATGGCCGAACAACAGCGATAGCTACCACGACATCTTTAGAAATGACGGCGTCGCATTTCTCAACGAAACTGCCTTAGAGAAGCTACTTTTCACTCGCTGTCCGAGTTCCATCAGGAGCATTTGACCAAAGATCACCAAAAATTGCTATCGCCTCAACTGGAGTTTTACGGCATCAAATTCAAGAAAGGTGATCTCTTGCCAATCTCAGAAAGACCTCGGAAGACGCAGTAAAGGCCGGTAAAGTGGGTAGTCGCCTCTCTCACCCGAGTTCGGTAGCAGGCAACTAGTAAAAACTCGCAATGCAAAGATCTGGACCCGACCATGTCCTGTGTGCGAGACCGACTGCGTGCCGACTATGACGCCGCGTTTGAGCTTCTGTATGATGGACTGTTCGCCAAACTCAATGGTAACATGGTCATGGAAGCGAATCACCACCCGCGACGATTTGTAAAGAAATACTTCTTGGACAGCCATGGAAAGCACCAGATCCTACCAAGACCAAGGAAGCGCTTGTATTCCGACTATGGTACACTGACATCAAAAGCGAGCTCACCTAGGCTATCAGGACAATTCCAGGGCTTATACTGCATCCGACCAAACATGTCACCTTTGTGGGCTATGGGGGCACCATCGATGACGGCAGCATCATTCCCCTGATGGAAAACAAGAAGCCCGTCGGTCCGCTCGTGCTCGACCGATGGGATCTCGAGAAAAGGTTTCCTGAAAGCATGGTGTCGAAGTATCCAGGGCTGATAACGAAGGAATTTGATAAGCGGGTTGTTGTCATTGGTCGCGACAATGACCGTGACCAGATCGACTTTGAGCTTAAGCTACTCAAAGAGGCGGCTCAAAGGGAGAAGGAACTTGAGGCGGCCAAGAGGCGACAGGAACAAGCTGAGCAGGAGGCAGCCAAACAAGCGGCGTGGAACCGCCGGATCGCAGGGTATCACCGGCTGCTATCTGCTTTTCGCCAACATGAACAGGAGGCTTCCCGAGCCATGCTGGGTTTGTCAAACCTGCCAGGAAAATATGTTGTGAAAGCTACAAGCAAGGAGCTAGCCGACTACGACGCAGCCGCCGAAAGCGGAGAAAAGATGATGATCAGCATTTTCCAACACCAGCTACTTCCACAGTGGTGGCAGGCGttttgacgatgatggctcGGCAATCGGTCTGTCAACCTCAAGAAATTGGGGCACCGATctttgcagcagcagcaaggtcaaaatcgaggacgaggccaaagaaaacaagcccACCAGTCTTTTCGCCAATGGTGGGACAGAAGAGAGAGGTGGGAAACATCTCTGATCCCTGGGGCGTTCAAGCTGCCAGGGCTAAGAGGCAGCAGATGATGGCCAACACGTCGTCCACCATTGAAACTACGCCCTTGGTCAAAATTAAGCCAAACTCTCCCAAGGGGCACGCGTTCTTTTCGCGACACATACCCCCGAAGCCTCGGCACCCCAACCGCGTTTACTTCCAGTTTGTCTGCAGCGACGTGGGCGGGTATCCAAACGTGGTTGATAAGAACAGCCATATTGGTTACTTCGACTTTGACAGGGACGCGGGTTGGCTGAAAGCAACGGGCGTGTTCCATCTACCCAGATTGGTACGGCAAGGAGCGCAGACAATTTCCATCTGGAAGATCTCCAACGTACCGACTAAAAAGGAATCTTTGGAGTGATATGAGTTTGATGGAAGGCGCTGGGGGCCaggatggtggttttggctAGAGATGCGTTGTTCTCTTGTTTGTTTAGGAGACATGTTGGCTGGGTTGTGATTATGTACCTCAAAGTCCATGACCAAATTTTTAGATCAAGCTTTGGACCAGGGGCAGGCGCCAGTTTATACTGCTTACTCTATCTAGGTAATTTCATACCTACCTGTGTTCTGTTCTTGTATAAGATGTACAGCTGCTTTGTTTATTGGGTGTCAATGGCTCAGCTGGTGCACAGTTTTTGGAGACTCAAAATGACAGCTGGCTATTTGTGGTAACCACTGCGTGCCAAGCCTTTGGTATCTTGAAGCCTACCTGAGGTAGCTTCGCTTCTCTAGTGTCATCTATAAACCCGGCCCATTCCCCTCTTGATGTTCAAAGAGTCCTCATTGTCCTCAACACAACACATACTTCTTACTTTCACCCTTGACAACTCCCCTTCACAGTATCGCGTACTTGGCAAAGAACCACGGCAAACAAGATGGGATGGAACAAACTGCCAGTTGAAATCGCGGCAATCATCTTTCTCCAGCTAGAACCCGCAGACCTGATCTCGATCATGTCGTCCTGCCGCGCCATCTTGATTCTTTACCAGGCATCTGAGGCACAGATCAAACGCCGCATCAAAGCCCAGCTGGGCGACACTTATTTGGATCTGGTCATCTATGAATCTGCACCTATCTGTCTTTCCATGAAGAAAGGGTATGTGACCAGCATAGCTAAGCTGTTCTGTGCGTCAGCATCTATGCTAACAAGAACTCGATAGTTCCTGGTCCAAGTTCAAGACTGAGAATGGCAAAATTACCTACCCGGAGTGGATGCTCAGGGTCCGCCAGATTCAGCGCCAGTTCATCTCGATATGTTTCAACCAGGACCTTGCCCGCCCGCTTTTGACCCTGCCTCGGTATGACCGACCTACTCTGGGTACCCTGCATCGTTTTCTGAAGCGAATGAAAACGATTGACCGGCATGTTTTCTACTACATGAACTGGCTGAGAGGCGAGATACATTTCGTAGCTGTTCGGCGGAAAAATTGCGCTACGACCCCCTCCGCCGCTGAGCGAGTCCGGTTGAGAAGGGGTTTCATCCGATATGAAATGATGTGCCAGCTCACTGCTCGATCCCGGTGGAACGTCATGCTGGGAATCTTGGATGGGGCCAAGGAAGAATCAGCCAATGATAGAGAACGGGCGGTCAGACAGCTTTCCATGAGCGAATCTGGCTTCTTGGAAGCGGTCCCTTACGTTGTTGCCGCAGAGGTGACTTCGATTGCCTGTTTTGTCTTTTCCCGCCATCGAGAGATGCTCATGGACTTTTACGAGGAGTTGTTCAAGTTGCGGAAGGCATACACACCAACTGGAGAGGAAGTagatgaggagatggagcCCGATGGCCAACCGCACTCAAACCGTGAGTTCACGTATGATgagtgggagaaggagaattTGCTATACTTGTCGTCAGCCGTGGGCTTGGGGCTCGGCTATCTCGAAAAAGTGCAGCGTCTGTCAGACATGGCCCGACCATCGTGGTTCCGATTGATTCTCGGCCACTTTCAACCGGCCGAGCACTCTCATGTTCTGAGACTGATGGAAACgtgggatgaggttgttggaccgatccaagaacaaggcggCACGTTTGAGGCGGAAACGCCGGTGCGGATGCCGCCGCAGCCACAACCTGGCTCGTCAGTTCGAACATCTTACGATGCTTCGAGTTACCCGGGATTTCACCACATCTTTTCCGGCCAAGCGAGGTCGTCGTATTATGTCACCAACCTCATGGAATACGGCTGGCCGTTTTGGGATTTGGATAGGACAGTTGCTTTGGAGCCCAGCCTAGAGCTAGAACCAGCGTACTCGGAGAGCAATTGGAGGGTGTTGCACACCGGCAGAAACGACAATCCCCTTCGGAATCACCCATTTTGGCTGCCCGAGCATGGATGGCGGCCAATAATTACGAAAATGCTTTTGCCCAATTTTGATGCCTCGGCTCCATTCGATCAACTGGATTTTGACATGATCAAGATCGGGTCGGGTCATGGTCGTCGATGGGGAAAGGATGATGAGAGAAAACTTTCTCTGGAAGAAAGGGCTGGCAGGGCTGAAAACAGGCTCCAGTTCTTCAGGGACCTGATGACCAATCTGGACGAGTATTGGGCACTTGGGCCTGCTGGTAGCACTTCAGATTGAGCTTTAGAGGGTGAACAAATTCTTCTAGATCCTAATCTCTATGGATAGATTCCGGGTCTTTTGATGAGGTGCCTAATTCTATGTCTTCAAAGGGTGTATGTCGGTAGGTGGCGATTAACATTACATGATGTTTACAGAGCTGAGAACAAGCCGTGGCCTGGTATACAGACTGCATTgactctccttcttccctcaccctcacaaTGCGACTACCTGCCGGTGGCATCAGTTGCATCACTCCTGCCTGTGCTGCTTCAAACGCTCCCGTTATTGCAGTTTGACTGTCCAGCTTGCTGATATACTCATCCTGGACGGCGTCGGATTGCTGAAGTGCATCAAGCTAACGGCGGGGTGTTCCTCGGTGTGATGTTCAGAAGAGTCTGACAAGTGTCGTTGCAAGAGGAGGAATCAACGTTTAATGACGTAAACACGGCGTATGGCAAGTTATTTTGCTGTTACGCCTTTGTCACTTCCCGAAGATGACTGAGTTGAGCCGGattccttctcttcttgtgTGTTATCcgttggaggtggaggtggaggtggaggcggagctGATGAGCCGGAAGGGTAGTAGGGGATGATGTGGCAGATGTAGGGTGTATCATCCTCGGGCATGATGTCTTGACTTGGGAGAACACCGCTC from Podospora pseudocomata strain CBS 415.72m chromosome 3, whole genome shotgun sequence includes:
- a CDS encoding hypothetical protein (EggNog:ENOG503NVDD; COG:S) gives rise to the protein MGGFMPFFPSGSDFRQSGFKDATLKPAAKRIIICCDGTWQSSVTNTVNIPSNITRIARYLSKVGRDGDDPAKEWQQVVYYDAGIGTAVGVLESARQGNTGSGFVGNVIEAYNFIVNNYTLGDQIFCLGFSRGAYTARAVAGLVTDIGVIQPRDMQDFAELYNVYQAHSDNVLFRQSKAWREWVEGKRLFDANQKGSPKGWKQAPSAWEKKPHGAPPEATRWVEAVAVFDTVGCLGIPEFEGYIMGGLAWLLSWAVTVEKFGFHNVTLSPYIKHAYQALALDEHRKPFDAAVWHLPAPPVRPAAGSNVADLRQAWEELRDTDGATEDQLTEAWENLVAAEMFEELGKRDAEPKLLQVWFPGVHVNMGGGSKEALEQRRGDFEQIAMITLMWMVEQLTPHLHFDNNAFEMLTDRFMVIQPIIDDLITSKKQDHWLIKKINALKARDNAKNGIDSGLTWARNLAAEALMGWATGPIVDTFEGGWIKKATGSKYRTPGEYKESQKGRTNEEIHPTVRYRMDRLSAEGVGYDPVPLKDFTRQKTVVSQTQADGSIKEVVGYEWVKNNVRIPEYKIAGPFDKERANFERACVVTESASEWLGKLDKELGIDSWEARGLDKS
- a CDS encoding hypothetical protein (EggNog:ENOG503P1UX), translating into MSKVIGVISGLLGILQFSMDNFPKKQSNSCVVRVSTGLASSGGLENPEGGVYKVHVFNQNQERIGWSNGKFISNGGFVDIKVDQGSNRQQAAFATIEATADGICIPYMSATWVDEQKYGWVGDIGSYCGQKWYYSNYWVANTQPRCTWVDRDHSHGVKAGMIMVHWPSFHTNDNWVSGDPNPRSKCGYPGFRAYKNWGDAEVTEWWKRDDTNATHPAEITNDDGVFDPNNFDGSKWVETDYTSGDSSSVVIAGRQIIKKRTVRKLDPRLVISNSPFHKASELCESETSFGPDFVSLVEGMYCNMETSELLPLCTEGLQRGCFHLEQKTHVKRDGVVSEGQKEYEHILDWTTSN
- a CDS encoding hypothetical protein (COG:S; EggNog:ENOG503P6NC); amino-acid sequence: MEEDSASNPPRVDGGRVGDKDSKTFPLSAPNRGVDNLNRKMQPHHDTLPLIPPTAAGHPQDAPDATPNQTPIARDRPATIAVGPAAHTSQQQHQAAPFYPRSTSPTHPLTVDDYRQPTLQRSDSQESSSTNITDRVFTPPVNGRGASPGTASAHQSSQGSSQLLQLSQIAAAQERIPETAMDPYVDGASSRKRMADGAVKEALRDGQVLMSPGQTHMGGHSRNPSAVSIASTTGSRVGEVSAELKARLSYAMVKVNRGWQTHSIDEVEDLASKAASPTSSNSTIHLRNGSSASPQLSGGSQRASSNTTPATAFAQQLPGRHGDPYGREPPLMPSRGSSTSPVKNTAPGLAPPVSIQPSLHSVHPRRHSNPRLTPSLLSVSYHGSSYPDLLSPGQLPGYANAAQHRPSLVDAMGFSPHQNNAEKDAIESLLFMSSPGNSANLKHAFPSSSQPLPISHSGPSRTALPSGRRTLPSSRPMHHHHARSQSQVQKRVEFEKPITETEVDESQGTPRGNARRRINGGPGDGAPSRLKHLPVSAGLTLSSKPTRPVLADADIDRMLEAAAAAADSDSDGEIELPVRKARRDGAQPVVA